ACGGATTTAATGCTGAATTACTGTAAAGAATTGGGATGGAGAACCGGTAACAAGCAATGAACCATGTTTCTTTGATGCAACTCTTGCAATATCTCGCAACGATGGTAAAAGACCAGAACGGAAGGAGGGATAAAACGAAGAAAAAGACGATGAGTGTTGCTGTTTTCATGAGCTGGGTTTGTAATTTTGTCGATTCTTTGGGTATTTTCGCCTTGCGCGAGTCATGTTTTCTTTGCAGACGTTTGGTTTTGTGTTGCATAAGCCAGTAAGACGAACAGTAGGTAAGGCAAACAGTTAGCAGAGGTACAACGAAAGTGATGTAAAGAAATATCATATCATAAAGATCCCGCTCAACCAACAATTCCAAGCAGCTCGAAATAACGGCCAAGACCCAGCACAAAACGCACCCAAGCACCGTCTTTTGAATTGTTATCGAAAAACGATAAACGTACGGAAAGGCAACGGCTATGAAACGTTCAACGGCAAACATGGTCATGATGAAAACGCTGGCGCGCACTGTTACTTGCGATATGATCTTTGCTTGGAGCATGACTTGGCGGTTGGTGAGTCCTTCGATG
The sequence above is a segment of the Montipora foliosa isolate CH-2021 chromosome 2, ASM3666993v2, whole genome shotgun sequence genome. Coding sequences within it:
- the LOC137993714 gene encoding adenosine receptor A1-like, which encodes MNSSMNHEFTSRIFVINGALLLLFAVLISISNGLLLFTLYRDPLKTFRNATAVLVAALGITDLLTGLVTAVDVGISHIIEGLTNRQVMLQAKIISQVTVRASVFIMTMFAVERFIAVAFPYVYRFSITIQKTVLGCVLCWVLAVISSCLELLVERDLYDMIFLYITFVVPLLTVCLTYCSSYWLMQHKTKRLQRKHDSRKAKIPKESTKLQTQLMKTATLIVFFFVLSLLPFWSFTIVARYCKSCIKETWFIACYRFSIPILYSNSALNPLLYAWRMRSYRRSFLALFTGINRDPSRGHAYSSVVRYDTSVKDTTIHGDNDTKL